One segment of Hugenholtzia roseola DSM 9546 DNA contains the following:
- a CDS encoding class I SAM-dependent methyltransferase yields MNHIFTQNKNNIDFYQNIEIEKFKEIAKKSGFDTGIDIELIYPDIAKAEVLVELGLGYGRTVEHLRRLGFEGRMYALERSEKFLDYAKKEKVLESEAILPQDIRHIDLPEKADAILWLWSGILEQTLEQQKYSICKIREYLKPKGKLFIEAPQGNLKVVGVKIDKHYIRVETEWGILEAYLPYEEDIRQMAAQCGYQNVRTLPYLTPTGLERIIYILEN; encoded by the coding sequence ATGAATCATATTTTTACACAAAATAAAAACAACATAGACTTCTATCAAAATATTGAAATAGAAAAATTTAAGGAAATCGCTAAAAAAAGTGGCTTCGATACAGGCATAGACATAGAACTCATCTATCCCGATATTGCAAAGGCAGAGGTATTGGTAGAATTGGGCTTAGGATATGGCAGGACGGTAGAACATTTGCGGCGTTTGGGCTTCGAAGGGCGCATGTACGCTTTGGAGCGGTCGGAAAAATTTTTAGACTATGCAAAAAAAGAAAAGGTATTAGAAAGCGAGGCGATTCTTCCGCAAGACATTCGCCACATCGATTTGCCCGAAAAAGCCGATGCCATTCTTTGGCTCTGGTCGGGTATTTTAGAACAAACCTTAGAACAACAGAAATACAGCATTTGCAAAATTCGTGAATATTTAAAACCAAAGGGAAAACTTTTTATAGAAGCACCACAGGGCAATCTCAAAGTAGTAGGCGTAAAAATAGACAAGCACTACATTCGTGTAGAAACCGAGTGGGGCATTTTGGAAGCCTACCTGCCCTACGAGGAGGATATTCGCCAAATGGCTGCCCAATGTGGCTATCAGAACGTGCGAACCCTACCCTACCTCACGCCTACGGGTTTGGAACGCATTATTTATATTTTAGAAAACTAA
- a CDS encoding UDP-2,3-diacylglucosamine diphosphatase: MHVLNLEKGKKIYLASDFHLGYPKGSIGREREMKILRWLDAIAEDAALVVLLGDMFDFWYEYKKVVPKGFVRFQGKIASLVDSGVPVVLFAGNHDLWLFDYLSEELGVTVFKTPQTVVWNGKKIYLAHGDGLGKGDYAYKWLKKWIFTNRFLRWGFEWLHPNLGVGLAHFWSDSRKKDRHKEVFRGRENEWLWEYALEMEAQNPHDYYVFGHRHLPLYLKVGEKSRYINLGEWLNFYTYAVFEGEKMHLKRFLK; encoded by the coding sequence ATGCACGTTTTAAACTTAGAAAAAGGCAAAAAAATCTATTTAGCCTCCGACTTTCACTTGGGCTACCCCAAAGGTAGTATCGGGCGTGAGCGCGAAATGAAAATCCTGCGTTGGCTCGATGCCATAGCCGAAGATGCCGCCTTAGTGGTGCTTCTGGGCGATATGTTTGATTTTTGGTATGAATATAAAAAAGTTGTGCCAAAGGGTTTTGTGCGTTTTCAGGGCAAAATTGCAAGTTTAGTAGATAGCGGCGTGCCTGTTGTACTTTTTGCAGGCAATCACGACCTTTGGCTTTTCGATTATTTATCAGAAGAATTGGGCGTAACCGTCTTTAAAACGCCGCAAACGGTAGTTTGGAATGGGAAAAAAATTTATTTAGCCCATGGCGATGGCTTAGGCAAAGGCGATTATGCCTACAAATGGTTGAAAAAATGGATTTTTACCAATCGCTTCTTGCGTTGGGGTTTCGAGTGGTTGCACCCTAATTTGGGCGTAGGTTTGGCGCATTTTTGGTCTGATAGTCGGAAAAAAGACCGCCACAAGGAAGTATTTAGGGGCAGAGAAAATGAATGGCTTTGGGAATATGCCCTCGAAATGGAAGCCCAAAATCCGCACGACTACTATGTTTTTGGACATCGCCACTTGCCACTTTATTTAAAGGTAGGCGAAAAAAGCCGCTACATAAATTTGGGCGAGTGGCTCAATTTTTATACCTATGCTGTCTTTGAGGGCGAAAAGATGCACCTGAAAAGGTTTTTAAAATAG
- a CDS encoding HlyD family efflux transporter periplasmic adaptor subunit, translated as MNAQESEKEIYIRSEEMQEVLSQVPTWIVRWGITLIGLVLLAFVWIAFLVKYPDVVIAPLKLTTAELPILMAAKEKTRLLHLFAKEGDMVEKEAVLVIFANSANYEDIEALRQTFEPFKKAFLDKQTVLKGSFSKDMNLGEVQPAFAAFLNAYQEYSFFQNQPFSQEKFEQVAEQIGIFENLLDKLNTQQRNIDGQYLLAKKQYEIDEKLYQDKVIAYTEFNASEKRFLEEKYKKENIRIEILQNQLKLQELRRLRTDNEEGYKREELAKRENLRSTTLQLEAALAAWENRYLLRSPIAGRVSFFKPLAPNMPVQEGDELMAVLPQKEAVYGYAYLTSAGIGKVEKGQQVKIRFEGYPYEEYGSVRATVADKNPIAHQGQYLVRIELTNGLETSYKKKLTFSQDMQGEAHIITEDLRLIVRIFYQIRKIFDNTLSN; from the coding sequence ATGAACGCCCAAGAATCGGAAAAGGAGATTTATATCCGCAGCGAAGAGATGCAGGAGGTTTTGTCGCAAGTGCCTACTTGGATAGTGCGTTGGGGCATTACCCTGATAGGGTTGGTGCTGCTTGCCTTTGTGTGGATAGCCTTTCTGGTCAAATATCCTGATGTGGTAATCGCGCCTCTCAAACTCACGACGGCAGAATTGCCTATTCTGATGGCGGCGAAGGAAAAGACGCGCCTGCTACACCTTTTTGCCAAAGAGGGCGATATGGTAGAGAAAGAAGCCGTATTGGTCATTTTTGCCAATAGTGCCAACTACGAAGACATCGAGGCTTTGCGCCAAACATTCGAACCCTTCAAGAAGGCGTTTTTAGACAAACAAACCGTCTTGAAGGGGTCTTTTTCCAAAGATATGAACTTAGGCGAAGTCCAGCCTGCCTTCGCTGCCTTTCTCAATGCGTATCAGGAATACAGTTTTTTTCAGAATCAGCCTTTTAGCCAAGAAAAATTTGAGCAGGTAGCCGAGCAAATCGGTATTTTCGAAAACCTTTTAGACAAGCTCAATACCCAACAGCGCAACATCGACGGACAATATCTTTTAGCCAAAAAGCAATATGAGATAGACGAAAAACTCTACCAAGACAAAGTCATTGCCTACACTGAATTTAATGCTTCCGAAAAGCGATTTTTAGAAGAAAAGTATAAAAAGGAAAACATCAGGATAGAAATTCTGCAAAATCAGCTCAAATTGCAGGAATTGCGCCGCCTTCGCACCGATAACGAAGAGGGCTACAAACGCGAGGAATTAGCCAAACGCGAGAACTTGCGAAGCACAACTTTGCAGTTGGAGGCTGCCCTTGCTGCGTGGGAAAATCGCTACCTTTTGCGTAGCCCCATTGCAGGGCGCGTTTCTTTCTTCAAACCCCTTGCACCCAATATGCCTGTGCAGGAAGGCGACGAGCTAATGGCGGTATTGCCTCAAAAAGAGGCGGTCTATGGCTATGCCTATCTCACTTCGGCAGGCATTGGGAAGGTAGAAAAAGGGCAGCAGGTCAAGATTCGTTTCGAGGGGTATCCTTACGAGGAGTACGGGTCGGTGAGGGCTACCGTTGCCGATAAAAACCCTATCGCCCATCAGGGGCAGTATTTGGTGCGAATTGAACTGACAAATGGTTTGGAAACAAGCTATAAGAAAAAATTAACCTTTTCGCAAGACATGCAGGGCGAAGCCCATATCATCACCGAAGACCTGCGTTTGATTGTACGTATTTTTTACCAAATCAGAAAAATATTCGACAATACCCTAAGTAATTAG
- a CDS encoding DUF4199 domain-containing protein, with protein MKNSILIEKSIYLTLIYATYSLVSYLLGVAFMLENSWLNWIFFLISFGVSILLVRQVRQVRLTAAQEGFEEVTLLDATEKKAGFYPFGRAFLDFFIILTVAALLNSLLSAFLYLVIEPEAHEVFIQLSEAKILAENPNMQGAGLEVARDMMAIFSPFRPIGMLIGVFSAAVGNAVIALIGAAILKK; from the coding sequence ATGAAAAATTCTATTTTGATAGAAAAAAGCATCTATCTCACCCTTATCTACGCCACTTATAGCTTGGTGAGCTACCTATTGGGCGTTGCCTTTATGTTGGAAAATTCTTGGCTTAATTGGATTTTCTTTCTTATCAGTTTTGGGGTATCGATACTATTGGTACGTCAGGTGCGTCAGGTGCGCTTGACGGCTGCACAGGAGGGTTTTGAGGAGGTTACTTTGCTTGATGCCACAGAAAAAAAAGCGGGTTTTTATCCGTTTGGGCGTGCTTTTTTAGATTTTTTTATTATCTTGACGGTTGCAGCCCTTTTGAACAGTTTGCTTTCGGCTTTTCTCTATTTGGTCATCGAGCCAGAAGCGCATGAGGTCTTTATCCAACTTTCGGAAGCAAAGATTTTGGCAGAAAACCCCAACATGCAGGGCGCAGGTTTAGAAGTAGCACGCGATATGATGGCGATATTTTCGCCTTTTCGTCCAATCGGTATGTTAATCGGCGTATTTAGTGCTGCCGTTGGCAATGCCGTTATTGCCCTTATCGGTGCAGCGATTTTGAAAAAGTAA
- the dcd gene encoding dCTP deaminase, whose amino-acid sequence MILSDAAILNAIEAGSIVIEPFKRSALGSNSYDVHLGKYLGIYPQTILDARQHNPIELFEIPAAGYILQPHEFYLGATLEYTETHAHVPFLEGKSSIGRLGIDIHATAGKGDVGFCNHWTLEISVKKPVRVYAGMPIGQLIYFEVEGIVENAYQHKQSAKYNQRTPYPVESMMWKNKF is encoded by the coding sequence ATGATTCTTTCCGACGCAGCCATTCTAAATGCCATCGAAGCAGGCAGTATTGTCATCGAGCCTTTCAAGCGCAGTGCTTTGGGGTCTAATTCTTATGATGTCCATTTGGGCAAATATTTGGGCATCTATCCCCAAACTATCTTAGATGCACGCCAGCACAATCCCATCGAGCTTTTCGAAATTCCTGCCGCTGGCTATATTTTGCAGCCGCACGAGTTTTATTTGGGTGCGACCTTAGAATACACCGAAACCCATGCGCATGTGCCTTTTTTGGAAGGAAAAAGCAGTATCGGACGCTTAGGAATAGACATTCACGCAACGGCGGGGAAAGGTGATGTAGGCTTTTGCAACCATTGGACACTTGAAATTAGCGTCAAAAAACCTGTGCGCGTCTATGCAGGCATGCCTATCGGACAGCTTATTTATTTTGAGGTAGAGGGCATAGTGGAAAATGCCTATCAGCACAAGCAGTCGGCAAAGTACAATCAGCGAACCCCCTACCCTGTCGAGTCTATGATGTGGAAAAATAAGTTTTAG
- a CDS encoding TonB-dependent receptor plug domain-containing protein: MFHQYRFLISLCAFLSGLSLPFSVEAQLFKKDTSLLYQLELQELQSQENTLDVEVVSASKISQKISDAPNLISFFNQKQIHQYGWLSLGEMLTRLPTFALSQDYDRKTVSSRGVYEGWNNNHLLLLIDGVQCNDNLYGTAYTWEITPLVFNKSVEILRGSGSALYGSNAVNGAINLSTLSPDDLRGIGMAQFRFGNQNTRIYDIVAGVRSDYLDGIVAFNTYTTDGSSYRSYDDSERTDEAGNPAQFDIHNPLDSRYFFTKLQGRGKFEGFSLQFHDQKWSYGSGHGWLFNVPDQPENLSENRRILAFKYNDDFKNKRISQEYILRYQRHGIDWNMRYFPDGALENFYPFGVTEYLKTQADDLLLRSQYLYKDLNGNTWLGGVEGIGFFYRGDKAHFSNVNLNEDFAPFADNRLYPIQDWLSFVKNKPVWNLGVFVQYISPFWIGEKLQLTASLRYDNQFFEYRDVFLPDSPELRKSFSQLSPRLGLVFKPIETLTLKALYSRGFRTPSPTEMFGTYTYSLASNLSELEPERINSYEIQGIWRILKGLNTKLNFYLNDFDNIIAYSTANANLSTNIYSLHTAGVEAELELYSRHWAGFLNYTYTHRLDEQIVDSTVVESPDLLTWYPAHRANLGVRYQKPKYHFSLQVQYQSAVERRSSDFNERNAGFRPQSVPAWVRLNTKVGYRLTKQVEIGCLVTNITNGRDFLIKNNAFRMDYQMAARRVLFNLLFEF, from the coding sequence ATGTTCCATCAATACCGCTTTTTGATAAGCCTCTGCGCTTTTTTATCAGGGCTTTCCCTGCCTTTTTCAGTTGAAGCCCAACTTTTTAAAAAGGACACAAGCCTTCTGTATCAGCTTGAATTGCAGGAATTACAGAGTCAGGAGAATACCTTAGATGTGGAAGTGGTGTCGGCATCTAAAATTTCGCAAAAAATTTCAGACGCGCCCAACTTGATTTCTTTTTTCAATCAGAAACAAATCCACCAATACGGCTGGCTTAGTTTGGGCGAAATGCTCACGCGCCTGCCTACCTTTGCTTTGAGTCAGGATTATGATAGGAAAACGGTAAGCAGTCGAGGCGTGTATGAGGGTTGGAACAACAACCACTTACTTTTGCTCATTGATGGCGTGCAGTGCAACGACAATCTCTATGGCACTGCCTACACTTGGGAAATTACCCCTTTGGTTTTCAATAAAAGCGTCGAGATTTTGCGCGGCTCTGGCTCTGCCCTCTACGGTAGCAATGCCGTCAATGGGGCAATCAACCTTTCTACCCTTTCGCCTGACGATTTGCGCGGCATTGGCATGGCACAGTTTCGCTTTGGCAATCAGAACACACGCATCTATGATATTGTGGCAGGTGTCAGAAGCGATTATTTAGATGGTATCGTCGCCTTCAATACCTACACCACCGATGGCAGCTCTTATCGCTCTTATGACGATTCGGAAAGGACAGACGAAGCAGGGAATCCCGCCCAATTCGACATTCACAACCCCTTGGATAGCCGCTATTTTTTTACCAAACTGCAAGGTAGGGGCAAATTCGAGGGCTTTTCCCTACAATTTCACGACCAAAAATGGAGCTATGGCTCTGGACATGGCTGGCTTTTCAATGTCCCCGACCAACCCGAAAATCTAAGTGAAAACCGCCGCATCTTGGCGTTCAAATACAATGACGATTTTAAAAACAAAAGAATTTCACAAGAATACATCTTGCGCTATCAAAGGCATGGCATAGATTGGAACATGCGCTATTTCCCCGACGGCGCATTGGAAAATTTCTACCCCTTTGGCGTAACGGAATACCTCAAAACACAGGCAGACGACCTACTTTTGCGTAGTCAGTATCTCTACAAAGATTTGAATGGCAATACTTGGCTTGGTGGCGTAGAAGGTATCGGTTTCTTTTATCGTGGCGATAAGGCGCATTTTTCAAATGTCAATCTCAATGAAGATTTCGCGCCCTTTGCCGACAATCGCCTTTACCCCATTCAAGATTGGCTCTCCTTTGTCAAGAACAAGCCTGTCTGGAATTTAGGCGTTTTTGTGCAATACATTTCGCCTTTCTGGATTGGCGAAAAGCTACAACTTACGGCTTCTTTGCGCTACGACAATCAGTTTTTCGAGTATCGTGATGTTTTTTTGCCCGATTCGCCTGAACTGCGCAAAAGTTTTTCGCAATTAAGTCCGCGCTTGGGGCTTGTGTTCAAACCGATAGAAACCCTGACCCTAAAAGCCCTATACAGTCGTGGCTTTCGCACACCTTCGCCTACGGAAATGTTTGGCACTTATACCTACTCTTTGGCATCAAACCTATCAGAATTAGAACCTGAACGCATCAATAGCTATGAAATACAAGGGATTTGGCGCATTTTAAAAGGATTGAACACAAAACTTAATTTTTATCTCAACGATTTTGACAATATCATTGCTTATAGTACCGCCAATGCCAACCTTTCGACCAACATTTACTCCCTGCATACGGCAGGTGTAGAGGCAGAATTGGAACTTTACAGCCGCCATTGGGCAGGCTTTCTAAATTACACCTATACGCACCGCTTAGATGAGCAAATTGTGGATAGCACCGTTGTAGAAAGTCCCGATTTGCTCACTTGGTATCCTGCCCACCGCGCCAACTTAGGGGTTCGCTATCAGAAACCGAAGTATCATTTTTCTTTGCAGGTGCAATATCAGAGTGCTGTGGAGCGGCGCAGCTCGGATTTTAATGAGCGCAATGCAGGTTTTCGCCCTCAAAGTGTGCCTGCTTGGGTGCGCCTCAATACCAAAGTAGGCTATCGCCTAACCAAACAGGTAGAAATTGGCTGCTTGGTTACCAATATTACCAACGGGCGCGATTTTCTTATCAAAAACAACGCCTTCCGCATGGATTATCAGATGGCGGCGCGTCGTGTTTTGTTTAATTTGCTTTTTGAGTTTTGA
- a CDS encoding RsmB/NOP family class I SAM-dependent RNA methyltransferase, with protein sequence MAIKIHQTLVDAIASALFQIFVEKKYADKVIEKLLRSNPKWGARDRAFIAENSYDIVRSWRKILYVGKGLFHFLDAELAYSQLLEKERPADSLLKQDFRLAAEIGLTLKMEAALFAALPTARLLDQQAQLGAAFEDRHTQDKDRRSLLRQYFHALPTWLDALLVEELGQARWEAELEALNQTAPVVLRANALKISVSDLEKRLDEEGIETQRWQTWASGKSPLLGTEAALVLQKRQNIFRHAAFQEGLFEVQDAGSQSIAPFLEVEMGMRLVDACAGAGGKTLHLAALMQNKGKIIALDTESWKLAELQKRAKRAGASLIETRPIEGSKTIKRLYQTADRLLLDVPCSGLGVLRRNPDAKWKLKPQFIATIRQTQAEILDKYTPICKVGGKVVYATCSILPSENEKQVQLFLEKHKEKFSLLKSQSLTPAQKGTDGFFMALLERKK encoded by the coding sequence ATGGCGATTAAAATTCATCAGACCCTTGTAGATGCCATTGCATCGGCACTTTTCCAGATTTTTGTAGAAAAAAAATATGCGGATAAAGTCATAGAAAAGCTATTGCGCTCGAATCCGAAATGGGGCGCACGCGATAGGGCGTTTATTGCCGAAAATAGTTATGATATAGTAAGAAGTTGGCGCAAAATTTTATATGTAGGCAAGGGCTTATTTCATTTTTTAGATGCAGAATTAGCCTATTCACAACTTTTAGAAAAAGAACGCCCTGCGGATTCGCTTTTGAAGCAAGATTTTCGCCTTGCTGCTGAAATCGGACTAACGCTCAAAATGGAAGCCGCTCTTTTTGCAGCCCTCCCTACGGCAAGACTTTTAGACCAACAGGCGCAATTAGGGGCAGCCTTTGAAGATAGACACACACAGGACAAAGATAGGCGTAGCCTTTTGCGCCAATATTTCCATGCCCTTCCTACTTGGCTTGACGCACTCTTGGTAGAAGAATTAGGGCAGGCGCGTTGGGAGGCAGAATTAGAAGCACTCAATCAGACTGCGCCTGTGGTGCTTCGCGCCAATGCGCTCAAAATATCGGTATCCGACCTCGAAAAAAGATTAGACGAGGAGGGCATCGAAACGCAAAGATGGCAGACTTGGGCAAGCGGAAAAAGCCCACTTTTGGGTACGGAAGCGGCACTTGTTTTGCAAAAAAGGCAAAATATTTTCCGCCATGCTGCCTTTCAAGAAGGGCTTTTCGAGGTGCAAGATGCAGGCTCACAAAGCATTGCGCCTTTTTTGGAGGTAGAAATGGGCATGCGCCTTGTCGATGCCTGTGCAGGGGCAGGGGGCAAAACGCTGCATCTGGCGGCTCTGATGCAAAACAAAGGCAAAATTATCGCCCTCGATACTGAAAGTTGGAAATTAGCCGAACTGCAAAAACGCGCCAAACGTGCAGGGGCAAGTCTGATAGAAACGCGCCCTATTGAAGGCAGCAAGACCATCAAACGCCTTTACCAAACGGCAGATAGGCTACTTTTAGATGTGCCTTGTTCGGGGTTAGGCGTTTTGCGCCGCAATCCAGATGCCAAGTGGAAACTCAAACCGCAATTTATTGCTACCATTCGCCAAACGCAAGCGGAAATTTTAGACAAATACACGCCCATCTGCAAAGTAGGGGGCAAAGTCGTATATGCCACTTGTAGTATTTTGCCTTCTGAAAATGAAAAACAAGTGCAGCTTTTTTTAGAAAAACACAAAGAAAAGTTTAGCCTTCTCAAATCGCAAAGCCTAACGCCTGCCCAAAAAGGCACAGACGGCTTTTTTATGGCTCTTTTGGAAAGAAAGAAATAA
- a CDS encoding isochorismatase family protein produces MRIRKDNTAFILVDVQERLFPHIFEAERLEKKLHTLISGLQILQVPILVSEQYTKGLGKTIESLQPLVANLPTAEKMAFSCYQEERMVLQIERWQANFVILAGIETHVCVLQTALDLLEAGKTPVIVADAVSSRFENDKIIALQRLVQAQCLITTVESLLFELCVKAGTPTFKEISRLVK; encoded by the coding sequence ATGCGTATTAGAAAAGATAACACAGCTTTTATTTTGGTAGATGTGCAGGAAAGACTTTTCCCACACATTTTCGAGGCAGAAAGGTTAGAAAAAAAACTGCATACCCTCATTTCTGGTCTGCAAATCCTACAAGTGCCAATCTTAGTGAGCGAACAATACACCAAAGGCTTGGGCAAGACCATAGAAAGTTTGCAGCCGCTTGTGGCAAACCTACCGACGGCGGAAAAAATGGCGTTTAGTTGCTACCAAGAGGAGCGCATGGTCTTGCAAATAGAGCGGTGGCAGGCAAATTTTGTGATTTTGGCAGGGATAGAAACCCATGTCTGCGTCCTACAAACGGCATTGGATTTATTGGAAGCAGGAAAAACGCCCGTTATTGTGGCAGATGCAGTTTCCTCGCGCTTCGAGAACGACAAAATCATTGCCCTGCAAAGGCTTGTGCAGGCGCAATGTCTGATAACAACCGTAGAATCGCTACTCTTCGAGCTTTGTGTAAAGGCAGGCACGCCAACTTTCAAAGAGATTTCGCGCTTGGTAAAGTAA
- a CDS encoding TonB-dependent receptor — protein sequence MVALFAQKEPACNLTVRGSVCEHGTREPILGATVLIQELNKGVVVSSKGEFEIQGLCHGTYHLEFRCLGYHTHIQQIRIEKNTTELPQICLHEHTELLQTVEIKGSFLGQEIEKSPILSTVLDRKDLDKYQSIALANAFEQVAGVNALNTGVGIAKPMIRGMSQNRVRVNQMGIKQEDQQWGTDHGLQVDAFAVENVEIVRGAAALRYGSDAIGGVINLQPAPFPTQEGIKGGVETGFRSNNDLVSLSAWVEKRKQDHFFRLRLSGQDFADYRVPAQTFLYNRYILPIENQRLKNTAGKEYNLFFQYGKLYQKSAFRLSVSNFNQNVGLFTGATGIPRAYQLVDDGNVRNVDLPNQYNNHLKIILNHTHNFKNAYLETDIGYQYNLREENSAPHAHGNFIPNTTLALGLHLQTLSANSIWIQDLNKNGTNKGERRIGFNAQAQKNNIAGYEFLIPNYFMTNAGLFWIEEHQLNPHFTLTGGLRYDFAFQTAQGYSVIFYNEDGSLNYKDRRSEDLQATYQNLSGSLGFAYRISPYFQLKTNIGNVFRTPHIVELTSNGVHHGTFRHEKGDPTLKSERGYQADMVFLLHDRKEEKWNISLSPFFNYFTNYIFLQPTARFSTLPEAGQIYQYTQTEALHTGFESQAEWSLFDWWHWKGQLAYLYNQNLKTALALPFTPPFQASLESEWQRKKIGNLLKNSYLSIEADYFSAQNRTDRNEKKTPSYLLWHLRAGTEISIKNQKLDVFMQIQNLTNEKYLNHLSRYRLLNLPEAGRNVSLTVRYKW from the coding sequence ATGGTAGCACTTTTTGCCCAAAAAGAGCCTGCTTGTAATCTCACTGTGCGCGGTAGTGTGTGCGAACATGGCACGCGCGAGCCGATTTTGGGTGCGACGGTGCTAATTCAGGAATTGAACAAAGGGGTAGTCGTTTCTTCGAAGGGCGAATTTGAAATTCAGGGTCTTTGTCATGGGACTTACCACCTCGAATTTCGCTGTTTGGGCTATCATACCCATATTCAGCAAATCAGGATAGAAAAAAATACGACCGAACTGCCACAAATCTGTTTGCATGAGCATACCGAATTGCTGCAAACGGTAGAAATTAAGGGTAGTTTTTTGGGTCAGGAGATAGAAAAAAGTCCCATTTTGAGTACCGTTTTAGACCGAAAAGATTTAGACAAGTACCAAAGCATTGCCCTTGCCAATGCCTTTGAGCAGGTAGCGGGAGTCAATGCCCTCAATACGGGCGTGGGTATAGCCAAGCCCATGATTCGCGGCATGAGCCAAAATAGGGTGCGCGTCAATCAAATGGGTATCAAACAAGAAGACCAACAATGGGGAACAGACCATGGCTTGCAAGTTGATGCCTTTGCCGTAGAAAATGTAGAGATTGTGCGCGGAGCAGCCGCCTTACGTTACGGCTCTGATGCCATCGGGGGCGTTATCAACCTTCAACCTGCGCCTTTTCCTACCCAAGAAGGCATAAAAGGCGGCGTAGAAACGGGGTTTCGTTCTAATAATGATTTAGTTTCTTTGTCGGCTTGGGTAGAAAAAAGAAAGCAAGACCACTTTTTTCGCCTGCGCCTAAGCGGACAGGATTTTGCCGATTATCGCGTGCCTGCCCAAACTTTTCTATACAATCGCTATATCTTACCTATTGAAAATCAACGCCTTAAAAATACAGCAGGGAAGGAATACAACTTATTTTTTCAGTATGGCAAACTCTATCAAAAAAGTGCCTTTCGATTAAGTGTTTCTAATTTTAATCAAAATGTAGGACTTTTTACAGGTGCAACGGGTATTCCTCGCGCCTATCAGCTTGTAGATGACGGCAATGTTAGAAATGTAGATTTGCCCAATCAATACAACAATCATCTAAAAATAATTTTAAATCATACTCACAACTTTAAAAATGCGTATTTAGAAACCGACATCGGCTATCAATACAATTTGCGCGAGGAAAATTCTGCCCCCCATGCGCATGGGAATTTCATACCCAACACCACTTTGGCTTTGGGGCTGCACCTGCAAACCCTAAGCGCAAATAGCATTTGGATACAAGACCTCAACAAAAACGGCACAAACAAGGGCGAGCGTAGAATTGGCTTTAATGCACAAGCTCAAAAAAATAACATTGCAGGTTATGAATTTCTTATTCCCAACTATTTTATGACTAATGCAGGGCTTTTTTGGATAGAAGAACACCAACTAAACCCTCATTTCACCCTAACGGGCGGCTTGCGCTATGATTTTGCCTTTCAGACGGCACAAGGATATAGCGTCATTTTTTACAATGAAGATGGCAGCCTCAACTACAAAGACCGACGCAGCGAAGACTTGCAAGCCACTTATCAAAACCTTTCGGGCAGTTTGGGTTTTGCTTATCGTATAAGCCCTTATTTCCAACTTAAAACCAATATCGGAAACGTTTTCAGAACGCCTCATATCGTAGAGCTTACCTCCAATGGCGTGCATCATGGCACTTTTAGGCACGAAAAAGGCGACCCTACCCTCAAAAGTGAGCGCGGCTATCAGGCAGATATGGTTTTTCTTTTGCACGATAGAAAAGAAGAAAAATGGAATATTTCGCTTTCGCCTTTCTTCAATTATTTCACAAATTACATCTTTCTACAACCTACTGCACGATTTTCTACCCTACCCGAAGCAGGTCAGATTTATCAATACACCCAAACCGAAGCCCTACATACAGGCTTTGAAAGTCAAGCCGAATGGAGTTTATTTGACTGGTGGCATTGGAAGGGGCAGCTGGCTTATCTCTACAATCAAAACCTAAAAACCGCCTTAGCATTACCCTTTACGCCTCCTTTTCAAGCCTCTTTGGAATCAGAATGGCAGCGAAAAAAAATAGGAAATCTACTCAAAAATAGCTATTTGAGCATAGAAGCCGACTATTTTTCGGCGCAAAATAGAACCGATAGAAACGAAAAGAAAACGCCTTCTTATCTACTTTGGCATCTAAGGGCAGGCACAGAAATTTCTATCAAGAATCAAAAATTAGATGTTTTTATGCAAATACAAAATCTTACTAACGAAAAATATTTGAATCACCTAAGCCGCTACCGCCTTTTGAATCTGCCAGAAGCAGGGCGCAATGTAAGCCTGACGGTGCGATACAAATGGTAG